From the genome of Bacilli bacterium:
AAGCGCTATTGCCGCCCAATTAGGCGAAAATCGCGAAAAAATCGCGAAGGTTGAACAACTTCCGCCGTCGGCGGACGGAAAAACCGCCAAAACCTTGCTCGACTTGAAAGAGGCCAACCGACAGTTTATGATAAAAGCAGGAATATTGCCGGCGAATATCGAAATATCGAGAAGATGCACCAGTTGTGACAGCCGCCTGTTTTTTTCCCATCGCCGCGACGGCGGGCCGACAGGCAGAATGGCGGCTTGGATCGGTTGGAAAGATGGAGGATGACCTAATCCTTTGGAATTGCAGAAGAGATTGCAAACGGTAGAAAACCGCATCCGGTCTGCCTGTGAAAAAGCGGGCAGATCACGCGATGAAATCAAAATCATTGCCGTAACCAAATATGTAGGCGTCGCCGAGACGCGGCAAATTTTGGCGGCGGGTATTACCAACATCGGAGAAAACCGTTGGCAGGTGGCCAAACCGAAGTGGGAAGAACTAGCTCCCCTCGCCGACTGGCATTTTATTGGCCAATTGCAGACGAATAAAGTGAAAGACGTTGTTGGCAAATTTGCTTATATTCATTCGCTTGACCGTATTTCCCTGGCGGATGAAATCCGCAAAAAAGCTGTAGCCCTGGGGATAACCGTTTCCTGTTTTATTCAGGTAAACGTTTCCGGCGAAAAAACGAAATCGGGTCTTGCGCCTGACGAATTAAGCGCCTTCGCCAAACAGGTCGGCGCCTATGAAGGGATTCGGATTGTTGGGCTAATGACGATGGCTCCGCATGTTGCCGACCCGGAAGACGCCCGCCCCGTATTTCGCGGTTTGCGCCGATTAAGGGACGATTTGAACAGGAGCGGAGTTCTGCCATATGAGGCAAACGAATTATCCATGGGCATGTCGAACGATTATGCGATCGCGGTTGAAGAAGGCGCAACATGGCTGCGTCTGGGATCTGTTTTGGTGCGCGGCTGATCAGGTGACAGGAGGCTGATGAATGTGGGTGTTGTGAACCGGTTCATGAACTTTTTGGGGTTGCAAGAGGAAGAAGAAATTATTGAGCGTTATGAGGAGCCGGAAGAAGAATTTGCAACGGCAAGAAACATGCCGCGTAAAAATAAGGGGAACGTAATCGGATTGCCCACGCAAAAGCCGACTAAAGTGGTGCTGAGCGAGCCCCGGTCTTACGACGAGACGCAGCAAATCGCCGATCACCTGCGCGCGCGCCGCGCCGTGGTAGTCAATTTGCAGCGCGTCCGCCCGGATATCGCTGTGCGGATCGTTGATTTTTTGAGCGGGACGATTTATGCGCTAAACGGCAGTATTGCGAAGGTCGGAACGAATATTTTTCTGTGTGCGCCGGAATCCGTGGAAGTTCAGGGCGCCATTTCGGTCAACCAGGATGGCGAATACGAAGATATGAGGTGAAACCGTTTTGTCATTTTACGAAATTCAAGGATACATCTCCACAATCGAGCAAATTTATTTCTTTATGATTATTGCTTATGTTTTGCTGTCATGGGTGCCGAACGCCCGGGAAAGTTTTGTCGGGGAAATTTTGGCCAAATTATGTGAACCGTATTTATCACCATTCCGCAAACTGATTCCGCCGATTGGGGGGATGATCGACATTTCGCCGATCATAGCGCTGTTTGCCCTGAGATTTGTCGCGTACGGTCTCGTGCAGGTCATTGCCTTTCTTTTTTACAGGTAAACCATGTCCAAAGACATTTATTCGCATTTTCACCCCACTGAGCGCGCTTTTGTCGAACAGGCGATCGATTGGATCGACCGCGCCGTCCGCAGCCGCCGCCATAAACTGACCGATTTTCTCGATCCGCGGCAGACATGGATTTTAACAACGCTTGCCAACCGTGAACCCGATGCGTTGATCCGCTTTAGCGGCGGATATCCGGAAGCGGAACGCAAGCGGGCGATCATCGCTTTCGCCGACACGCCGCCGGAACATTTGGAATTTAGCGTCACACGATTGTCCATCGTTCCCAAAGGCGGCAAGTTTTTGTCGCTAAATCATGGCGATTATTTGGGCAGTCTGCTTTCCTTGGGCATCAAACGGGACAAAGTGGGCGATCTTTTGGTGACCGAAACGGATTGCCAATGTCTGTTGGCTACCGAAATTGCCGACTTTATCCGGATGAATTTGCGGCAGGTAGGGCGAACATCGGTAACAGTGGACGAGTTGCCGCTTGCCGGACTGCCAAACGTGCAACCGGCGTTTTCCGAAATGCGGTTTACGGTTGCTTCCTTGCGGTTGGACGCGATCATCGGCGACGTGTGCCGCCTAAGCAGAGCGAAGGCGCAAATCCCGATCAAAGCCGGAAGATGCCGCGTCAATTGGAAAACCGAGGAAGATTCGTCGCGTTTGCTTCAGGAAGGCGATGTTATTTCCCTGACGGGCTTCGGGCGGTTCAAGGTGCTCGAGATTGCCGGGAATTCCAAAAAGGGCAGAATTTTCGTCAAAGTTGGGAAATACCTCTAAACATAAACCAAATGATTGCCGAACCATGCAGGAATTTACCCGCACTTGTCGAATATCCATTGTAATCATGTCAGCAGTATCCATTATTTATCGTGATTGAGGAGGTGCTCCAATGCCGCTTACGCCATTGGACATACATAACAAAGAATTCGGCCGGAGAATGCGGGGCTATGATGAAGATGAAGTGAACGAATTCCTTGACCAGGTAATCAAAGACTACGAAGTGATCATCCGCGAAAATAAGGAATTGCAAAACCAGGTAACGAACTTGCAGGAAAAAATCGACCATTTCCATACGATGGAGGAAACGTTAAGCAAAACGATTCTTGTTGCGCAGGAAACCGCTGACGAAGTCAAAAACAACGCGAAAAAAGAAGCGCAATTGATTATCCGCGAAGCGGAAAAAAATGCCGACCGCATCATCAACGAGGCGCTGGCGAAATCGCGCAAAGTCGCCCTGGAATTGGAAGAGCTGAAAAAACAGGCCGCCATCTACAAAGCCCGTTTCCGCGCGCTGCTGGAAGCGCAACTGGAAATGCTGCGCGAAGAGAACTGGGAATCGCTTGAACGCGCGGCAAATGTTGAGTGACCGGATTTGACGTTTCGGGAAACATCCGGTATACTCCTGTGTATAATTGGCTGTTGTGAAAACGATGAACGGGACAAGTAAACCGCTGGCATCGGATCAAGCGAGTTAGGGACGGTGCGAGCCTAATATCCGAAACGGTTGAATATCCCCCGTGAGTGCGTCCCGAAAGCAACGAGGAATGGTCGAGCGATGCCCGCCGCCCGGCAAGTAGGGATGTCCGGATGATTCCGTTATCGATCGCAAAGTTATTTGCGCCGTCATGATACAAAGCAAATAACAAGGGTGGTACCACGTGAACCAAAGCTTCTCGTCCCTTGGGATGAAAAGCTTTTTTATTTATATAAAGGAGAGATTGTTCAATGGATTACGGTAAGACGCTCAATTTGCCGCGAACGGATTTTCCGATGCGCGGGAACTTGCCGCAGGCCGAGCCTAAAATGCAAGCATGGTGGGACGAAATTGACATATACGGAAAGGTTCGGGAGAAAGGCCGTGGCAAGCCGAAATTTATTTTGCACGACGGGCCGCCGTACGCCAACGGCGATATTCATATCGGGCACGCGTTGAACAAAATTTTGAAGGACATCATCGTCCGCTGCAAGTCGATGCAAGGCTACGACGCCCCCTATGTGCCGGGCTGGGATACGCACGGTTTGCCGATTGAGCAAGCGATTGCCAACAACAAAAAAGTCGACCGCAAAAAAATGTCCATTAAGGAATTTCGCGACGCTTGCAAAGCGTACGCGCTGCAATGGGTGGACAGGCAGCGGAACGGATTCAAGCGCTTGGGCGTGCGCGGCGACTGGAACAACCCTTACGTTACGCTGGAACCCGCCTATGAAGCGCAGCAAATTCGCGTATTCGGCGAAATGGTGAAAAAAGGCTACATTTACAAAGGGCTCAAGCCGGTGTATTGGTCGCCTTCGTCGGAAAGCGCGCTTGCCGAAGCGGAAATTGAATATAAAGAGAAAACTTCGCCGTCCATTTATGTTGCTTTTGACGTAAAGGACGGCAAAGGCAAACTGCCGTCCGACGCGGCTGTCGTCATTTGGACGACGACGCCGTGGACGCTGCCGGCCAATTTGGGCATCAGCCTGCATCCCGAATTCACATACGTGTTGGTGGAAACGGCGGGCAAAAAGTACTTGATCGCGGAAGAACGGTTGCAGGCCGTCAAAAAAGAAATCGGCTGGAACGAGACCGCCGTCCTCGGCAGTTGGCGGGGCGCGGAACTGGAGTATGTTGTTTGCCGGCATCCTTTTTACGAGCGGGACTCGCTTGTCATGGTCGGGGAACATGTGACGCTGGATGCCGGCACAGGCTGCGTGCATACGGCGCCGGGACACGGTGAAGAAGACTTTGCCATCGGGCAGCAATACGGGTTGGGCGTGCTTTGCCCGATAGACGATCAAGGCAAGTTTACCGCGGAAGCGCCCGGATTCGAAGGCGTATTTTACGATGCGGGCAACAAAATGGTAACCGATATGCTGCAAGCGTCCGGGCATTTGCTGCATCTTGGCTTTATCCAACACCAGTATGCCCATGATTGGCGCACCAAAAAGCCGGTTATTTACCGCGCCACCGAGCAGTGGTTCGCCTCCGTGGACAAATTCCGGCAGGAAATGCTGGATGAAATCAAGCACATCAAATGGACGCCTGCCTGGGGCGAAATCCGTTTGCACAACATGATCGCAAGCCGGGGAGACTGGTGTATTTCGCGCCAGCGCACATGGGGCGTGCCCATTCCGATTTTTTACTGCCGCTCATGCAATACGCCGCTCTTAAACGATGCCACGATTCAGCATGTGGCGGATTTGTTTGCCAAAGAAGGTTCGGGAGCATGGTTTGAAAAAGACGAAAGTGAATTGTTGCCTGCCGGAGTAACATGCGCTCATTGCGGTGCTGACAGTTTCCGCAAAGAGACCGATATTATGGACGTTTGGTTTGACTCGGGGTCCAGCCATGCCGCCGTTTTGGAAACAAGGCCGGAATTGCAATGGCCGGCGGATCTTTACCTGGAGGGCTCCGACCAATACCGGGGCTGGTACAACTCTTCGCTGATCACATCCGTTGCCGTTCGCGGCACCGCTCCTTACAAGGGCATTTTGAGCCATGGCTTCACGCTCGATGGGGAAGGGCGGAAGATGTCCAAGTCGCTGGGCAATACGGTTGATCCGTTGAAAGTATGCAACACGCTGG
Proteins encoded in this window:
- a CDS encoding YggT family protein, which gives rise to MSFYEIQGYISTIEQIYFFMIIAYVLLSWVPNARESFVGEILAKLCEPYLSPFRKLIPPIGGMIDISPIIALFALRFVAYGLVQVIAFLFYR
- a CDS encoding DivIVA domain-containing protein, whose translation is MPLTPLDIHNKEFGRRMRGYDEDEVNEFLDQVIKDYEVIIRENKELQNQVTNLQEKIDHFHTMEETLSKTILVAQETADEVKNNAKKEAQLIIREAEKNADRIINEALAKSRKVALELEELKKQAAIYKARFRALLEAQLEMLREENWESLERAANVE
- the ileS gene encoding isoleucine--tRNA ligase codes for the protein MDYGKTLNLPRTDFPMRGNLPQAEPKMQAWWDEIDIYGKVREKGRGKPKFILHDGPPYANGDIHIGHALNKILKDIIVRCKSMQGYDAPYVPGWDTHGLPIEQAIANNKKVDRKKMSIKEFRDACKAYALQWVDRQRNGFKRLGVRGDWNNPYVTLEPAYEAQQIRVFGEMVKKGYIYKGLKPVYWSPSSESALAEAEIEYKEKTSPSIYVAFDVKDGKGKLPSDAAVVIWTTTPWTLPANLGISLHPEFTYVLVETAGKKYLIAEERLQAVKKEIGWNETAVLGSWRGAELEYVVCRHPFYERDSLVMVGEHVTLDAGTGCVHTAPGHGEEDFAIGQQYGLGVLCPIDDQGKFTAEAPGFEGVFYDAGNKMVTDMLQASGHLLHLGFIQHQYAHDWRTKKPVIYRATEQWFASVDKFRQEMLDEIKHIKWTPAWGEIRLHNMIASRGDWCISRQRTWGVPIPIFYCRSCNTPLLNDATIQHVADLFAKEGSGAWFEKDESELLPAGVTCAHCGADSFRKETDIMDVWFDSGSSHAAVLETRPELQWPADLYLEGSDQYRGWYNSSLITSVAVRGTAPYKGILSHGFTLDGEGRKMSKSLGNTVDPLKVCNTLGADILRLWVSSVDYQADVRISEQILAQITEVYRKIRNTLRFLLGNLGDFNVQQDRVPFEQMNELDRFALICLHRMAEKTLRAYDSYDFHLAYQAVHHFCAVEMSAFYLEIVKDRLYVRPAGDPERRACQTVLYDALTAITKLIAPILPHTADEVWKHIPDTGLISVQLSEFPKVDANIFAAALEKKWSRFIEVRGEVFKALELARQEKVIGNSLSANIELYPDRETKQLLAQFASLPELFIVSAAAIAGDLEDAPHDAQKLERIAVRVLAAAGEKCERCWMVTPEVGKDKRHPTLCPRCAEVVSTHFPHFPEINA
- a CDS encoding cell division protein SepF — its product is MGVVNRFMNFLGLQEEEEIIERYEEPEEEFATARNMPRKNKGNVIGLPTQKPTKVVLSEPRSYDETQQIADHLRARRAVVVNLQRVRPDIAVRIVDFLSGTIYALNGSIAKVGTNIFLCAPESVEVQGAISVNQDGEYEDMR
- a CDS encoding YlmH/Sll1252 family protein — translated: MSKDIYSHFHPTERAFVEQAIDWIDRAVRSRRHKLTDFLDPRQTWILTTLANREPDALIRFSGGYPEAERKRAIIAFADTPPEHLEFSVTRLSIVPKGGKFLSLNHGDYLGSLLSLGIKRDKVGDLLVTETDCQCLLATEIADFIRMNLRQVGRTSVTVDELPLAGLPNVQPAFSEMRFTVASLRLDAIIGDVCRLSRAKAQIPIKAGRCRVNWKTEEDSSRLLQEGDVISLTGFGRFKVLEIAGNSKKGRIFVKVGKYL
- a CDS encoding YggS family pyridoxal phosphate-dependent enzyme, translated to MELQKRLQTVENRIRSACEKAGRSRDEIKIIAVTKYVGVAETRQILAAGITNIGENRWQVAKPKWEELAPLADWHFIGQLQTNKVKDVVGKFAYIHSLDRISLADEIRKKAVALGITVSCFIQVNVSGEKTKSGLAPDELSAFAKQVGAYEGIRIVGLMTMAPHVADPEDARPVFRGLRRLRDDLNRSGVLPYEANELSMGMSNDYAIAVEEGATWLRLGSVLVRG